A single genomic interval of Leptidea sinapis chromosome 37, ilLepSina1.1, whole genome shotgun sequence harbors:
- the LOC126975704 gene encoding uncharacterized protein LOC126975704, producing the protein MTGAEQQQKGLGGGPSTSDGGNNSDVFRVGVRIPPFWPEEPAVWFAQIEGQFILSNVTSDSTKFYYVISQLDHQYAAEVKDIIISPPATDKYEKLKSELIKRLTTSRERKIKQLLMHEDLGDRKPSQFLRHLQSSAGKTIPEELIRTIWSSRLPNNLQTIVALQKDSALETVADLADHVHDIAPPAVAQVARSATEQPGGVTNAEPATAVSIPLQ; encoded by the exons ATGACTGGCGCAGAACAACAACAAAAGGGATTAGGCGGTGGTCCAAGTACAAGTGACGGCGGAAATAACAGTGACGTATTTCGAGTGGGCGTACGGATACCACCCTTTTGGCCCGAGGAACCGGCTGTATGGTTTGCCCAAATTGAAGGTCAGTTCATTTTGTCTAATGTTACAAGTGACTCCACCAAGTTTTATTATGTCATTAGCCAATTAGACCATCAGTACGCAGCAGAAGTCAAAGATATCATTATTTCCCCGCCGGCTACAGACAAATACGAGAAATTAAAGTCGGAACTTATCAAGCGCCTCACAACGTCTAGAGAACGTAAAATTAAACAGTTGTTGATGCATGAAGACCTTGGTGATAGAAAGCCATCTCAATTTTTGCGTCATTTACAAAGCTCAGCAGGGAAGACAATACCAGAAGAGCTTATACGAACTATTTGGTCGAGTCGATTGccaaataatttacaaacaatTGTCGCATTACAGAAGGACAGCGCCCTCGAAACCGTGGCAGATCTGGCGGACCACGTTCATGACATAGCACCGCCCGCAGTCGCTCAGGTAGCCAGATCAGCAACTGAACAGCCAG GTGGAGTCACTAATGCAGAGCCAGCAACGGCAGTCTCGATCCCGCTCCAATGA